A portion of the Anabas testudineus chromosome 22, fAnaTes1.2, whole genome shotgun sequence genome contains these proteins:
- the mbip gene encoding MAP3K12-binding inhibitory protein 1 has product MAETMKSSGDHAPPNESSKMSSYTDCMCVLLNLLSDFGKELKLGDGALRIEVNNSAVTLPSSAAAHVYSCLQEHIIKLRAISHSLKTLVDAAADRSSTKDNTSDDAVTSSSCREQTTLFENNPFTSEAAENKTAADDVMVQIRAGKSEIERRISAFMERKQMEINENNVREFCNVIDCNQENSCARTDAVFTPYPGFKSHVKVTRVVNTYGPQTRGGGGQADAGEQQRGLRPRDCGNAAIEERLQNIETHLKLPTAGPVPLTVYQRLKKLEDRILELEGLSPEYFQSTSHLHKRQKTSPSQACSLTELDEKISAVKAALLKRVNEFGPGYGTDCPM; this is encoded by the exons ATGGCGGAGACAATGAAGTCGAGCGGAGATCATGCTCCTCCTAATGAGTCCAGTAAAATGTCCAGCTACAcggactgcatgtgtgtgttactaAATCTGCTTTCAGACTTCGGGAAAGAG CTCAAATTAGGTGATGGTGCTCTGAGAATAGAAGTCAACAACAGTGCTGTGACTCTTCCATCATCTGCAGCTGCTCATGTTTACAGCTGTTTGCAGGAGCATATCATTAAATTAAGG GCCATTTCACACAGCTTAAAGACACTGgtagatgctgctgctgatagATCATCCACAAAGGACAACACATCAGATGATGCCGTCACCTCATCTTCATGCAGAGAGCAAACTACACTGTTTGAGAACAATCCTTTCACCTCAGAGGCTGCAGAAAACAAGACGGCGGCGGATGACGTCATGGTTCAGATCAGAGCCGGGAAGTCAGAG ATTGAGCGAAGAATATCTGCATTTATGGAACGCAAGCAGATGGAGATCAATGAAAACAATGTACGCGAGTTTTGCAACGTGATCGACTGCAATCAGG aaaacagctgtgcCAGAACAGACGCAGTTTTCACGCCTTACCCAGGATTTAAAAGCCATGTGAAGg TTACACGGGTAGTGAACACTTATGGGCCCCAAACTCGTGGTGGAGGAGGTCAAGCAGATGCTGGGGAGCAGCAGAGGGGGCTGAGGCCAAGAGACTGTGGAAATGCAGCCATAGAAGAACGACTTCAAAACATTGAAACTCATCTAAAACTCCCAACAG CTGGTCCCGTCCCATTGACTGTGTACCAGAGATTAAAGAAGCTGGAAGATCGTATCCTGGAGTTGGAAGGACTCTCACCTGAGTATTTTCAGTCTACG aGCCACCTGCACAAGAGACAGAAGACATCCCCTTCTCAG GCCTGCAGTCTCACAGAGCTGGATGAGAAGATCAGTGCGGTGAAAGCAGCGTTACTGAAGAGGGTGAATGAATTTGGGCCTGGATACGGGACAGACTGTCCAatgtaa